The following coding sequences are from one Paraburkholderia caballeronis window:
- a CDS encoding FMN-binding negative transcriptional regulator, whose protein sequence is MYLPAHFEANRREALDALIAAQPFGALVTHGPHGLDANHLPFEYEPARGPFGTLRAHVARANPLWQEAAAAPDALVIFQGPAAYISPTWYPSKHETHRQVPTYNYMVVHAHGRIVVHDDEAFLRGLVARLTRRMEAGEPTPWKMGDAPPDYIAQMLGAIVGIEIEVTKLTGKWKLSQNKALPDIRGAADTLLARDSDAQHAVGQAMLDASPDA, encoded by the coding sequence ATGTATCTGCCCGCCCATTTCGAAGCAAACCGCCGCGAAGCGCTCGACGCGCTGATCGCCGCGCAGCCGTTCGGCGCACTCGTCACGCATGGCCCGCACGGGCTCGACGCGAACCATCTGCCGTTCGAATACGAACCGGCGCGCGGGCCGTTCGGCACGCTGCGCGCGCACGTCGCGCGCGCGAATCCGCTCTGGCAGGAGGCCGCCGCCGCGCCGGACGCGCTCGTGATCTTCCAGGGGCCGGCCGCGTACATCTCGCCGACATGGTATCCGAGCAAGCACGAAACGCACCGGCAGGTGCCGACCTACAACTACATGGTCGTGCATGCACACGGCCGGATCGTCGTGCACGACGACGAGGCGTTCCTGCGCGGACTCGTTGCGCGCCTCACGCGGCGGATGGAGGCCGGCGAGCCGACGCCGTGGAAGATGGGCGACGCGCCGCCCGACTACATCGCGCAGATGCTCGGCGCGATCGTCGGCATCGAGATCGAGGTGACGAAGCTCACCGGCAAGTGGAAGCTCAGTCAGAACAAGGCGCTGCCCGACATCCGCGGCGCGGCCGACACGCTGCTGGCGCGCGACTCGGACGCGCAGCACGCGGTCGGGCAGGCGATGCTCGATGCGTCGCCGGACGCGTAG
- a CDS encoding heavy metal translocating P-type ATPase — protein MNDPLVADRTDTAIAEFEIHGMTCAACATRVEKALAKVPGVARASVNLATEKATVEADGSVSPDQLEAAVAKAGYEAVPVATETAMLTIGGMTCASCANRVEKALSRVADVTGASVNLATEQATVNLRAPLTGELMDQLVAAVTKAGYEATPVATDEPPPADGTKKARDETQRELSAVLIAAALTVPLVVPMVAHPLGLHGMLPASVQFVLASLVQFGFGARFYRAAWKAVRAGAGNMDLLVALGSSAAYGVSVYAMLAHPGDAAHLYFEASAVVITLVRFGKWLEARAKRQTTDAIRALNALRPDRARIRIDGVERDVPLSQVRVGTVVAVRPGERMPVDGIVLEGRSHVDESLITGESLPVPKEPDQPVTAGSINGEGAIAVRTTAIGAETTLARIIRLVESAQAEKAPIQRLVDRVSAVFVPAILVVAAVTLAGWLLAGAPAETAILNAVAVLVIACPCALGLATPAAIMAGTGVAARHGVLIKDAEALETAHNISVVAFDKTGTLTLGQPSLTAFETADGVARDDALALAAAVQQQSDHPLAKAVVKAFEASHAGAPLPAAVHARAVPGRGVEADVNGQRIAIGSRRWVDELELALPPALAQRAQELERAGNTVSWLIGMRNGSDAVLALLAFGDTVKPGARAAIDRLRRMNVRSVLVTGDNAGSAAAVARELGIDDVHAQVLPDDKARTIRDLKMRSGGIVAMAGDGINDAPALAAADIGIAMATGTDVAMHAAGITLMRGDPTLVAAAIDISRRTWRKIQQNLFWAFVYNLIGIPLAAFGLLNPMLAGAAMAFSSVSVVTNALLLRTWRGDA, from the coding sequence ATGAACGACCCGCTCGTCGCCGACCGCACCGACACCGCCATCGCGGAATTCGAAATCCACGGCATGACCTGCGCCGCGTGCGCGACGCGCGTCGAAAAAGCGCTCGCGAAAGTGCCGGGCGTCGCACGCGCGTCGGTGAACCTCGCGACGGAGAAGGCGACCGTCGAGGCCGACGGCAGCGTGAGCCCGGACCAGCTCGAAGCCGCGGTCGCGAAGGCCGGCTACGAGGCGGTGCCGGTCGCAACCGAGACGGCCATGCTCACGATCGGCGGCATGACCTGCGCGTCGTGCGCGAACCGCGTCGAGAAGGCGCTGTCGCGCGTCGCGGACGTCACCGGCGCGTCGGTCAACCTCGCGACCGAGCAAGCCACCGTGAACCTGCGCGCGCCGCTGACCGGCGAGTTGATGGACCAGTTGGTCGCGGCGGTCACGAAGGCCGGCTACGAAGCAACGCCTGTCGCAACCGACGAACCGCCGCCCGCCGACGGAACGAAGAAAGCCCGTGACGAAACGCAGCGCGAACTGTCGGCGGTCCTGATCGCGGCCGCGCTGACCGTGCCGCTCGTCGTGCCGATGGTCGCCCATCCGCTCGGCCTGCACGGGATGCTGCCGGCGTCCGTCCAGTTCGTGCTCGCGTCGCTCGTGCAGTTCGGGTTCGGCGCGCGCTTCTATCGCGCCGCATGGAAGGCGGTCCGCGCGGGCGCGGGCAACATGGACCTGCTGGTCGCGCTCGGCAGCTCGGCCGCCTACGGCGTCAGCGTGTATGCGATGCTCGCGCATCCGGGCGACGCCGCGCACCTGTACTTCGAGGCGTCGGCGGTCGTCATCACGCTCGTGCGCTTCGGCAAGTGGCTCGAAGCGCGCGCCAAACGGCAGACCACCGACGCCATTCGCGCGCTGAACGCGCTGCGGCCCGATCGCGCGCGCATCCGCATCGACGGCGTCGAGCGCGACGTGCCGCTTTCGCAGGTGCGCGTCGGCACCGTCGTGGCCGTGCGGCCCGGCGAGCGGATGCCGGTCGACGGCATCGTGCTCGAAGGCCGCAGCCACGTCGACGAATCGCTGATCACCGGCGAAAGCCTGCCGGTGCCGAAGGAGCCGGACCAGCCGGTCACCGCCGGCTCGATCAACGGCGAAGGCGCGATCGCGGTGCGCACGACCGCGATCGGCGCGGAAACGACGCTCGCGCGCATCATCCGGCTCGTCGAAAGCGCACAGGCGGAGAAAGCGCCGATCCAGCGGCTCGTCGATCGCGTGAGCGCGGTGTTCGTGCCGGCGATCCTCGTCGTCGCGGCCGTCACGCTCGCCGGCTGGCTGCTCGCGGGCGCGCCCGCGGAGACCGCGATCCTGAACGCGGTCGCGGTGCTGGTGATCGCATGCCCGTGCGCGCTCGGCCTCGCGACGCCCGCTGCGATCATGGCCGGCACCGGCGTCGCCGCGCGGCACGGCGTGCTCATCAAGGACGCCGAAGCGCTGGAGACCGCGCACAACATCAGCGTGGTCGCGTTCGACAAGACCGGCACGCTGACGCTCGGCCAGCCGTCGCTGACCGCGTTCGAGACCGCCGACGGCGTCGCGCGCGACGACGCGCTCGCGCTCGCAGCCGCCGTGCAGCAGCAGAGCGACCATCCGCTCGCGAAGGCGGTCGTCAAAGCGTTCGAAGCATCGCATGCAGGCGCGCCGCTGCCGGCCGCCGTCCATGCGCGCGCGGTGCCGGGCCGCGGCGTCGAGGCCGACGTGAACGGTCAGCGAATCGCGATCGGCAGCCGCCGCTGGGTCGACGAACTCGAACTCGCGCTGCCGCCCGCGCTTGCGCAACGCGCGCAGGAACTGGAACGCGCGGGCAACACGGTGTCGTGGCTGATCGGTATGCGTAACGGATCGGACGCGGTGCTCGCGCTGCTCGCGTTCGGCGACACGGTGAAGCCCGGCGCGCGCGCGGCGATCGACCGGCTGCGGCGGATGAACGTGCGCAGCGTGCTCGTGACCGGCGACAACGCGGGCAGCGCGGCGGCGGTCGCGCGCGAGCTGGGCATCGACGACGTGCACGCGCAGGTGCTGCCCGACGACAAGGCGCGCACGATCCGCGACCTGAAGATGCGCAGCGGCGGCATCGTCGCGATGGCGGGCGACGGCATCAACGACGCGCCCGCGCTCGCGGCCGCCGACATCGGCATCGCGATGGCGACCGGCACCGACGTCGCGATGCATGCAGCGGGCATCACGCTGATGCGCGGCGACCCGACGCTCGTTGCGGCGGCAATCGACATCTCGCGGCGCACGTGGCGCAAGATCCAGCAGAACCTGTTCTGGGCGTTCGTCTACAACCTGATCGGCATTCCGCTCGCCGCGTTCGGGCTGCTGAACCCGATGCTCGCGGGGGCCGCGATGGCGTTTTCGAGCGTCAGCGTCGTCACGAACGCACTGCTGCTGCGGACCTGGCGCGGCGACGCCTGA
- a CDS encoding methyl-accepting chemotaxis protein — translation MSFSFLRRLSVGVRLALLSCALVVAIFAAFTWALTQAAGEQISDQVRTRIAEKDRSIAAMIALFDHALAAEVDRAMTMFASFLPPDFALDDTQKIDIAGTATPTFKAGDKVLNLDFSIPDQFLQRSGAISTVFARTGDDFVRVTTSLKKQDGSRAIGTLLDRKGPAYGPVMAGKSFTGLATLFGKQYITQYRPVADASGRVIGALFVGVDVTDQIAAVKAGIGKLKIGDTGYYFVLDASNGPTRGQFIVHPAAAGKHFDDANGPYTQMLAAHDGEIEYAAADATLGETSPRAKLVSFVSVPEWQWLVGGVAPRDEIMAGVTATRNRFAVVGLLLVLVFAALSVFAARRLVSRPLDAAAHAAGRLAAGDLSVRIGGPRGAAAAHGDGADEIGRLTHAIDGIGEGLASIVAQVRGASAQMTEGTARIAAGSGEIASRIATQASSLEQTAASMEQITSTVQQNADHAIRANTVVTGAADAALDGGRAVERVVETMTDISRSSQKIADITGVIEGIAFQTNILALNAAVEAARAGEHGKGFAVVASEVRALAQRSAAAVKEIEALITESSATVDTGYRIAGEASTTMRDIVARVEEVRTIIGEITNASREQSGGIEQVNLAVTQIGDATQQNAKLVGEAERAAGALHEQAARLTQLVSMFKVETGD, via the coding sequence ATGAGCTTTTCCTTCCTGCGCCGGTTGAGCGTCGGTGTACGTCTCGCTTTGCTGTCGTGCGCGCTCGTCGTCGCGATCTTCGCCGCGTTCACGTGGGCGCTCACGCAGGCGGCCGGCGAGCAGATCAGCGATCAGGTGCGCACGCGCATCGCCGAAAAGGATCGCTCGATCGCCGCGATGATCGCGTTGTTCGACCATGCGCTCGCAGCCGAGGTCGATCGCGCGATGACGATGTTCGCGAGCTTCCTGCCGCCCGACTTCGCGCTCGACGACACGCAGAAGATCGACATCGCCGGCACCGCGACGCCGACCTTCAAGGCCGGCGACAAGGTGCTGAACCTCGATTTCTCGATCCCCGACCAGTTCCTGCAACGCAGCGGCGCGATCTCGACCGTGTTCGCGCGCACCGGCGACGACTTCGTGCGCGTGACCACGTCGCTGAAGAAGCAGGACGGCTCGCGCGCGATCGGCACGCTGCTCGACCGCAAGGGTCCCGCATACGGACCCGTGATGGCGGGCAAGAGCTTCACCGGCCTCGCGACGCTGTTCGGCAAGCAGTACATCACGCAGTACCGGCCGGTGGCGGACGCAAGCGGCCGCGTGATCGGCGCGCTGTTCGTCGGCGTCGACGTGACCGACCAGATCGCCGCGGTGAAGGCCGGCATCGGCAAGCTGAAGATCGGCGACACCGGGTATTACTTCGTGCTCGACGCATCGAACGGCCCGACTCGCGGCCAGTTCATCGTGCATCCGGCCGCCGCCGGCAAGCACTTCGACGACGCGAACGGCCCCTACACGCAGATGCTCGCCGCGCACGACGGCGAGATCGAATACGCCGCCGCAGACGCGACGCTCGGCGAAACGTCGCCGCGCGCGAAGCTCGTGTCGTTCGTGTCGGTGCCGGAGTGGCAATGGCTCGTCGGCGGCGTCGCGCCGCGCGACGAGATCATGGCCGGCGTCACGGCTACCCGCAACCGCTTCGCGGTCGTCGGGCTGCTGCTCGTGCTCGTGTTCGCGGCGCTGTCGGTGTTCGCGGCGCGGCGGCTCGTCAGCCGGCCGCTCGACGCCGCCGCGCACGCGGCCGGCCGGCTCGCGGCCGGCGACCTGAGCGTGCGGATCGGCGGCCCGCGCGGCGCCGCAGCGGCGCACGGCGACGGCGCGGACGAGATCGGCCGCCTGACGCATGCGATCGACGGCATCGGCGAAGGGCTCGCGAGCATCGTCGCGCAGGTGCGCGGCGCGTCCGCGCAGATGACCGAAGGCACCGCGCGGATCGCGGCGGGCAGCGGCGAAATCGCGTCGCGGATCGCGACCCAGGCGAGCAGCCTCGAACAGACCGCCGCGAGCATGGAGCAGATCACGTCGACGGTCCAGCAGAACGCGGACCATGCGATCCGCGCGAACACCGTCGTCACCGGCGCGGCCGACGCGGCGCTCGACGGCGGCCGCGCGGTCGAGCGCGTGGTCGAGACGATGACGGACATCAGCCGCTCGTCGCAGAAGATCGCGGACATCACCGGCGTGATCGAGGGGATCGCGTTCCAGACCAACATCCTCGCGCTGAACGCGGCGGTCGAAGCGGCGCGCGCCGGCGAGCACGGCAAGGGTTTCGCGGTGGTCGCGTCCGAGGTGCGCGCGCTCGCGCAGCGCAGCGCGGCGGCGGTGAAGGAGATCGAGGCGCTGATCACGGAGTCGTCGGCCACCGTCGATACCGGCTACCGGATCGCCGGCGAGGCGAGCACGACGATGCGCGACATCGTCGCGCGCGTCGAGGAAGTGCGCACGATCATCGGCGAGATCACGAACGCGTCGCGCGAACAGTCGGGCGGCATCGAACAGGTGAATCTCGCGGTCACGCAGATCGGCGACGCGACGCAGCAGAACGCGAAGCTCGTCGGCGAGGCCGAGCGCGCGGCCGGCGCGCTGCACGAGCAGGCGGCGCGGCTCACGCAGCTCGTCAGCATGTTCAAGGTGGAGACGGGCGATTGA